GTACAATCAACTTGCAATTGGATGACCATATCATATCATACAATTTCACCTCATAGCTTAACTCATCCCAAATTGACCATATTACAGATGGTCAATAATTGCAGCCCAACTGCCCGGGCGAACAGACAATGATGTGAAAAATCATTGGAACACAAAGCTGAAAAAGAAGCTTTCTGGTATGGGAATAGATCCAGTCACTCACAAACCATTTTCCCATCTCATGGCAGAGATAGCCACAACATTGGAACCCCCACAAGTGGCTCATCTTGCAGAAGCAGCGCTCGGTTGCTTCAAAGATGAAATGCTCCACCTCCTTACTAAGAGGAGAATCGATTTTCAACTGCAACAATCAAATGCTTCGATAGGGAATGCAACAACCACCTACATGAATAGTAAGCAAGAAGAGCATCAAGACGACGAAGCCATTGAAAAGATCAAATTTGGTCTCTCAAGATCCATCCAAGAACCCGATATGTTGCCCCCGAACAAGCTTTGGGACTCAGCAACAACTGGACCAACTTTCTCGAGTTTTTCAGGCAATTGTAGTAGTGCGTTCCCTTACTCTGGGTTTCAGTACGAACCATCTTCTTTTAGCAATGAAAGAGATGGATCGCCATGGAACCAGAGTATCTGTACGGGAAGCACGTGCATGGTTGGAGATAGGCAAAGCCGCTTACCTGACAAACTCGAAGAAAATGGAGACGACTCGAGGACAGGGAAAGAAATAAGAAATGATGCCATTTTATTTAACACAGACAGTGTCTTATGGGATTTACCTTCTGATGACTTAATGCATCCAATagtttagtttttaacaaacaaataaagaaaaagggAGAGAAATCCTTTTCCTAGGAAAATAAATTTCTAATGGTAGCAAATAATAATGATGGAAAGTGTAAATAAAGCTCATTTTTATAAACTCTGATCATAAGAATAATTCCAATACATTATTTCTTTCTATCAATCTCAATCAATGTTTTATAATAAACTTTCTATTCTCTCACTACAAACAAATACAATGTAAAAATCAAGCGAAATACGACGACGATGAAGATGTATCGGCGAGAACCTGCaacaa
This Cannabis sativa cultivar Pink pepper isolate KNU-18-1 chromosome 6, ASM2916894v1, whole genome shotgun sequence DNA region includes the following protein-coding sequences:
- the LOC115725196 gene encoding transcription factor MYB80; amino-acid sequence: MGRIPCCEKENVKRGQWTPEEDNKLSSYIAQHGTRNWRLIPKNAGLQRCGKSCRLRWTNYLRPDLKHGQFSDAEEQTIVKLHSIVGNRWSIIAAQLPGRTDNDVKNHWNTKLKKKLSGMGIDPVTHKPFSHLMAEIATTLEPPQVAHLAEAALGCFKDEMLHLLTKRRIDFQLQQSNASIGNATTTYMNSKQEEHQDDEAIEKIKFGLSRSIQEPDMLPPNKLWDSATTGPTFSSFSGNCSSAFPYSGFQYEPSSFSNERDGSPWNQSICTGSTCMVGDRQSRLPDKLEENGDDSRTGKEIRNDAILFNTDSVLWDLPSDDLMHPIV